The stretch of DNA GGGGGAGAGAGTTCAGAGAGAGTAAAATACCGCTTTTCTCGGCCACACGCTTAAGTTTCTTTGAACTCTTCGTAATGGCTTTCCCCCTTGGCCTGCCAATTCCCATGGAGGGAGTTAACTTGTTGATCCGAGCACTTCTTCTCCTGCCTTTGTCAGTGATTTCTATGATCTGCTTCTTCCTTCTACCTTTAGCAGGCTTCAAAGAGGGAGTAGAGATAGACATGTCTTGAGAGGAAGAATCTTGAGAAAATGGATCAATGGGCAGCCATGTTCCTTCCTGGGCTGGAATAGCCTGCAGAGGGACCACAGAGAATTTGTTGACTGACCCACATGTCCCTTGCTTTGAAAAGGGCAGTAACAAACAAAGAGAACTGAATCAACTGCAGTACCATCAAGTAGGCTGGAATTAATTGACCTTTCCCCTCAGATCGGCTAGCAAGCAATCCTCCTTGTACAAGGACAGacaaactgattttttttcagaaaattccAGAACTGCAGCTAGACCATAAAGATAGGCATTTCATCACAAAATCCGGCAGCTGGCTGGGAGGAGACAGCAGGATGAACAATAATCTGGAGCTGTGCCGTTGACATATCATGGGAGACCACACTGTATGAGTTATCAAACAGTGGTTGTTCAGTGGTTAGGGTATTGGTATGATTTGCCAGATAAATCCTCCATCGAGCAAATGGCAAAAATTGCTTTAACGATAAACAAACCACATTAAAATAAACtgtatttaaatgtttaaataaCACAAATGATGGAAGGTCATATCAAAATTCAATGGAAAAGAACATATGAAGTATGTTTGTTTCTTACAACGTTACTTATTGATGAAGATGCATATATAGTCATAGCGTGCACATTCACGTTCCTATTGAACTGTAGTCCTAACTAGTACCGCCAGACGCTTATAGCACGTTTTGAAATTTAAGAATAGTATAGGCAGATGTTTAAGGGGAgattgtttgggtgtttaATGAAAAAGGCAAAACGTTCCTACTGAATTGCAGTCCTAACTAGTACCTCCAGACGCTTACAACACGTTTTGAAATATAAGAACAGTATAGACAGCTATTtaaagggtgattgtttgggtgtttcataaaaaacccaaatgacatatttataaattatatataatatatatatttaacggtctaaaataaactttaataaaaaaacctccaACACTAACACCAATTTTaaggttcaaaatttaaatttaaatttttgattataaatataaacataagaaaaaaacggGTATTAAGTTTTCAAGCTGCTCGGAATCTTGTTGTGCGGTTAGAGGACcactcctatatatatagccgatttttttaatttttaattttatttattaaataatttacaaattttattttgtattttaaaaatcacaaaactaacctcctgccgccacGTGGCAAAGGACTACTCGGTCGCGAGCAACGGCCGAAAACGGTGACACGACGAATTTTGCTTTTGGGCCCTTTCCGCCCTTTGTAAGGGCAGCAAGGacctaaatacaaaatttgccACGCCATCCgaaaattttacgatttaacTGTGGTTTGTCACATATATGTATGATTTATGAAATTTTCTAATCAACACTACTAGTTAGCTTAGTGGTTATTCTTCTCCTCTTCAATCTAGGAGACCAGGGATCAAATTCTTGCAAGAGCATATTTTTCCCGACCACTGGTCTCTAGATAAAAGAGTAAAACTGTGACCACTAAGCTAAGCTAGTTcttataattaagtaattacatacgatatacatatatgtatataactgCAGTTCAATCATAAAATTCCTGGGCAGCGTGGCAAATTTACATTTAGGCCCTTGCCACCCTTACAGAGGGCGTCCGGCCTTCTAAAGGAGGGCgacaggaggttagttttttgattttttgaaatgcaaaattaaatttgtaaattatttaataaacaaaattcaaaattcaaaaaaatcatatatagccTATAGAACAGAAGTATATTTTGTTCTTAATGAAAAAAGTTTCACTTGTTTTAGGATCGGAATAAGTCCACTggaggtccctaaacttgaaggtgagtttatttttcgtcaTTTATTCTCAATGCCAGGAATGTATACCCCTAAACTCACAAAATCCGTTCAAAAATGTCCCTTGGCAGTATCGATCTATTTTTTAACCGGTTTTACTGACGCGGCGACAGGTGGGTTCCACGTgttagatttttctattttttctctatccttctctcccttcctcacccctctttcttcctcctctctttccTGCTCCTCTATAGCACTACCGGCCGGGGTGGGCACGGTGGCCATCTCCAGTGTCTTCCACCACGAACCGCCTTCGGCCACCGCCTCCCGCGCCTTCGTGGCCAGCGCACGATGTTCCTCGCCGCGTCGGCACCCACACGCGTCACCATCAGCTCCCTCGCCACGCACACGATCTCCTCGCTCCCGACTTGCTCGTTGCTCCCTGCCGATGATCCCAATTGTACAACGTGGCAGTATGCTTATATTTCTTGTCCTGTTAAACATGGATTGCCTGAAACTGAAAAAAGGTTGCAGCTAGTAGCAGAAGAGTCATATTCTGTAATTTTATAGGAACAGACCAATTGGCATCTACTATTACGGAGCACATGTTATTAAGTTTGACGGTGTTTTTTTCAGAATGTTTGCTCCAGTTATTTTTCCAGTTTGATATCCACAACATCACTAGTTCACCATATCCTCGAACGAAAACCAAGCTAGGATCTACGAATTGCAAGAGTTTTCTTGCATATCAAAATGATGGGGGAAATTAACTTCTTTGTACATTGCGTTAACAGTGTTAGTGTTAGATAGGGCATTGCCGACATTAACGATGAGCGAGGTCGGCGACGGCTTGACGAGGACCCACTCACCGTCCCTGGTCTACATCTCATTCCCGTTCACCTCGTTCTGGCACACGATGCTAAGCCAGCTGGTGTCCTGATGGGTGATGTACCCGGTGACCTTCTCGTCGAAATTGGGAGCCTTGTACTCGGACATCCAGAATAGGTGCCACATGGACTCGCTCTGCGTCTCGTGGTGCTTCGCCACCCCCGAGCCCTTCCAGGATCATCTGCCGCACCATCTCCTCTAGATTCGTGGCTGAGGAAGCCCTTCCCACAGTCGTGCTGCAGAATTCACCATTGGTCCACACCCACTCCCGCGCCACCATGCCTCTGCCCTCCACGTGCTCCTCGAAGCCAGCGTCGAGGTCGGCGTCGCTAGGCGCACTTCCCAGAGGAACTCAACGCCGGCTACTTCCAGCCCCACAGCGATCTCCTTGAGTGGCGCTTCCGAGATGTCCATCATCGTGCCGAGAGCGACGTACATCATGGCTCAGCCGGCCTCCGCCTTCTCGTATAGCCACTGCATCCACGAGGGCTTGCCGGCGCCGTTGCACGGCAAGAGTGCCGCCCGAGCCAAGCATAGCGGGCGATGGGCCACGCCCTGTGCCGACATGGTGATGATCCCAGTGCTCGATGTaaggaagagaggaagaagagagagagaggaggaggagaagggagagaaggagagagaaaaaataaaaaaatctgacaCATGGgacccgccggccgccacgtTAGCAAAACCGGTAAAACAATAGGTCAATACTGCTGAGAGACCTCTTTTGAACGGATTTTGTGAGTTTAGAGGTATACATTTCTAGTATTGTAAGTAAGGGACAAAAAACACTCGCCTTTAAGTTTAGACACCTTTAGTAGACTTATTCCTTTTAGGATCCGGCCCACAGTCTTATGCGTGGGCCGAAATTTCAGGCCTCATTGGACCCCACCGGGTACGAGCCGACCACCCAcgcttcttctttttattctaAACGCAAGTCGTCCTCTCCATTTCGAAATTTCCGACCGTTgctgctcctccaccaacgGTCTCTTCCGTCTCCACTCCACGCGACagagatggcggcggagagggagagcCCCCGGTCGGCGCcccggcgtgcggcggcgtcggcggcggcgacagccaAGGACGGCGGTGGCCTTCTCAGTCCTCGCTTCCGGTCGGCCGCCGCGCTGGCCGGGTGGGACGAGGAGTCCCTCCTCCAcgcggcgctcgtcgtcgAGGACACCCCCGTCCGCGAGTCCCGCCGCAGGAGgcggtcctcctcctccgcctccgccggcggcggtggtggagggaGCGCCGGATCGAACACCAGGTGCGTGCTGCGCCTGCCTCTGCCCTTCCTCGTCTCTCTTGTTCTTTTCTTCCCCCCCTTGATGTTGGTTTTCTTGATGCAGGAAGAGGAGGATCCGGAGGCAGCCGCCAGGATCGATCCCTGCTGTGGTTCTTTctctcgacgacgacgacaagaaGCCCGATGTTGTGCCAGGTTTGTGATTGTTCGTTTCTCGCTTGCTTCGCTGATCGATTTCTTGTGTCTTTCATGGTCGGGGATCTTGATCTGGCGTTCATTTGGGGATCTACAGATGGCAAGAAGGAGGtaaaggaggaggaagagaagtCTGTCGTCGTTGGGGAGAAGGAAGCCTCGTCCGAGAAAGCAGCGGCCACCAGCGAGCTGCCCTGTATGGATCGCCTCCGGGAGGAGCTCTCTTGCGCTGTAAGGAGGATTTTGCTGTttgttaatataaaaaatcagttGTTATTTTTCTACTGCATGGTTGATTTTCTTGGAGCGTGATTTGTGTGTTGCAATATATTCAGATCTGTTTGGAGATCTGCTTCGAGCCCAGCACCACGCCGTGCGGTCATAGGTAATTATACTCTGTTCTTTCTAAAAGAAGTGGCTTACATTCAGTAAGATTGTAAGAAGTATCATATAGCAAATCGAGTGGGATTCGGTGAAAATTGAACCTATTAAGAAAACAGTGCACTGACAGTTTCAGGAATTAGTAAGTTATTTTCTGGATTGTGTATGTATTCCGGACCCAAACAAGCCAAATTATATGTGTGCAATATAGATTTACAGTCTAGATATCATTAGTTTGTTGTTTCTTAGTCATTTTTAGTCATTTCGGGAATTGCtcatttctcttctctttggtgaagaaaattttgatgtcACTTGGACGTTGGACCTGGATTGAGAAAAATCATGTCCATAATCTAGGTTtacagttttgtttgttttgacttttgactatttgtttaactttggaacttgtcatttttcattatagtaCTCATCTTGATAATCATTATAACCATTCATAGGGTTTCCCTGGAATTGTCTTTACCACTCAATTATATCTAGCATACCTATTTATATACTGATTTGAAGATCATTCTGTGCAATTTCATTGAGACAACAAATGTTGAGAGGGAAATGGGAACTGTCAACTGctttattattctttttcaGTGACGCAAAATTATTTCACCTATTAAAAAAGCAGAACACCGACAGTTTCAGGAATTAGTAGGCCTTTTACTGAATCATGTAGAAATTTGGACGTTATAAAACGCAACTTTTATTTGCAATATGGAATTATTCTATACATCCTGCAGTTTCTTAGTTGTGATTTGTTGTAGTATGGAATATATGGCTTTGATACtaaatattaatccattttgcTTTTTAACATGTTGAATTACGTTACACATCTTACTGTAAATCACTTTTTTACTTATGTCATATGTAGTCGTTTATGGAATTAGCCATTTGTCTTCTCTGAAATAAGAAATTTTCATTGTCATTTGGACCTGGAGTGAAGCAAATCATGTTTGTGATCATAGATTTGCAGTTTAGCTTTCCTATCTTGCGAATTCACGGTCCTTCTGCCCATAGTAGCTGTAGTAGACAACTGACACTAAATAgcagtttaatttttaaatttatcatttttatcaaTAGTACTCAACGCAGTAATCTCTATGACTGTTCCCTGTAATCGTCTTAGTTATTTCTAGTAGTACCTAGTTAAATACTGATTTCATCAACACTTCCCTGTAATTTGATTGAGACAACAAATATTGGGAGGGATATAGACTATTGCCCTATTCTTTTTTCAATTACGGAAATATGTGAACCTCATAATTTTGTCACTCCTTTCACTGAACAGCTTCTGCATGAAATGCTTAAAACATGCCGCAGCCAAGTGTGGAAAAAGGTGTCCTAAGTGCCGGCAATTAATCAGGTAAAGCTCTACTTCAGTCACACAGTTGCATTTTCTCAAAGCATGCTATGGTGAATAAGTAGCCTTTACTAATCGAATATTACACTGCAGCAATTCAAGATCTTGTGCAGTCAATACAGTCCTCTGGAACACCATCCAGCTGCTATTTCCTAGTGAAATCGACGCAAGGAGGACTTCGGTTACTTCATCCTCAGAAAACAACGACGACGTGGTGCAAGGTGGCATGAGAAGTAGCAGCTCCAATGGCATCAGTTACATCACACAACGCAGcacaagaagcagcagcaccggCACTGCCACCAGGAGTTTCATAACACCAGGCAGCAGAAGAAGCTTCAACCCCAGTGGCAGTGGCAGCAGCACAGCAGGCAGAGGCTTTGTCAGGGCTTCACAGCTGGTCCCTGGTGCCAGGGCTGTCTCGGTGAGAACAGACCAATCTGATGATGACGCTTCACTGGCTTACAGGCTGCAGCAGGAGGAGTTCATGACGGCTTTCGAGAGCGAGGGGGAGAGGCAGCCACcacggagcagcagcagcagcagcgcagtGTCCGCGGCTCGAGCAAATTTGAGGGCTATGGCCTCCCGGGCCATTCGCCTCCGAGCTCGTGGCTGGCCTGTTTAGATTTGGTTACATGTTACCATGTCGTTACTCGTTAGTATTAAATTCTAGGGTTGAATGGGTAGCTGTAATCTGCCGCTTAATAATGCTCTTCACTGTATCACGTGGCCATCCTTCGATGGCACTCATAAGGTTTAGTTTTGTAACGGTGATATTGACTTATCAAGTTAACTCAACTTGTTCAGTGTGATCCTTCATTGCTAATATGAACATCGTAGTTGGTTTAGCCTGCTAATGTTCAGGCTTAGCTTTTAGTTCTGACATTTCAAGTGGAAATGGAGCATGAAAACCACAGctccttttgtttcttctgACTTTTATTTGGGAGAAAATTGTGCGAGAAAATGATGTGTGAGCGTAAACGGGGGTAAACCTGGTCCTTGACATGTAAACCTGGCAGCCATTTTCTGTACTCGTCAAATTTCTTCTCCAAAAGAGAGATCTGTGCCACTGACACGTGGACCAGGCATCATTTTTCTATCTAAAAGGGCGGTTCGCGATCAAATTTCACTCTTTTAAATGGTTAAATCTCGTcaaaacgatttttttttgtgagtcATTTCCACTCCGCGCATGTTACTTACCAGGGGCGgagcaacaaaaaaactatatgtgtctatattaagcatgtatataaataattgGGCCAGAAGAGCTACTAGGCCTTCAAAAAACCAGTCCCAACACTAAATTTGCCAATCTCCTAGGCTTCCTCTCAGCCCGCCATTGGCCCAATGGTCACCAGGCAGCcctcgggggggggggggggggggggggggggggtcccCAGCGATCGGATTCCTCTCttctgtatatatacacacatatacatacatacacacatacacataaattttacacacatatatatatagacacacacatatttatacatgtaaacttggtacatgcaaactttatttatatacacacatacatacatataaaaattacatatatataaaaataatagatataaactgaatatatataaatttttatatatataaattttatacacataaagttaaaaaaaatactatacacatataaatttttttaaaaaaacattgtttCAGGTAGGGCGTCGGCCCATCGACTTGCTAGGCCTGGAATTGGGCCGTCCATGGCGATCGCTCCGACTTGCTGGGCCTGCAACGAGCACAGGAGGAGTGTTCGCGCGCGCCCGAATTAGACTTTTTGGCCATCAGCCATGTACGAGACTGAGGGGATCGACATTGGCATCGACAACATGGGGGAAAATccaggcgacggcgcgggcgcaTCCGCCGGATCGACGCGTGGTGGttgtggcggcgccggcgtgggaGGTCGCTCCCTCTCCGAGTGAACCGCACCGAAACGCCGACTTGGCTCCTCCACGGGAGGTCACTCCATCTCCCATGGCTTTGCAGTCGCATATTCAAATCGCCGGCGACAATGGGGGGAGCTGGAGATGTCCTGGTCGTGGCGACCGCAGCCGCCACACTGGATGGGACGACTGCAGGGGCAAGGCTGGAATCATCGACGGAGATGGACCAAGCATCTCTTCCTAGAAGGGCAAAGGGGAGAAG from Oryza brachyantha chromosome 12, ObraRS2, whole genome shotgun sequence encodes:
- the LOC102702152 gene encoding E3 ubiquitin-protein ligase RING1-like, which translates into the protein MAAERESPRSAPRRAAASAAATAKDGGGLLSPRFRSAAALAGWDEESLLHAALVVEDTPVRESRRRRRSSSSASAGGGGGGSAGSNTRKRRIRRQPPGSIPAVVLSLDDDDKKPDVVPDGKKEVKEEEEKSVVVGEKEASSEKAAATSELPCMDRLREELSCAICLEICFEPSTTPCGHSFCMKCLKHAAAKCGKRCPKCRQLISNSRSCAVNTVLWNTIQLLFPSEIDARRTSVTSSSENNDDVVQGGMRSSSSNGISYITQRSTRSSSTGTATRSFITPGSRRSFNPSGSGSSTAGRGFVRASQLVPGARAVSVRTDQSDDDASLAYRLQQEEFMTAFESEGERQPPRSSSSSSAVSAARANLRAMASRAIRLRARGWPV